A stretch of Blautia liquoris DNA encodes these proteins:
- a CDS encoding peptidylprolyl isomerase encodes MSNPIITITMDDGDIVKAELYPDIAPNTVNNFISLVKKGFYDGLTFHRVIPGFMIQGGCPLGNGTGGPGYGIKGEFSQNGFDNNLKHEEGVLSMARAMQPDSAGSQFFIMHKNSPHLDGAYAGFGKVVDGMEVVNKIAQTPTDFRDCPVNPVKIASITVDTLGVDYPEPEKC; translated from the coding sequence ATGTCAAATCCAATCATTACAATCACCATGGATGATGGTGACATTGTGAAAGCAGAATTATACCCGGACATTGCTCCGAATACAGTTAATAACTTTATCAGCCTTGTCAAAAAAGGATTTTATGATGGACTTACCTTCCACCGCGTGATTCCGGGATTTATGATCCAGGGTGGATGCCCGCTTGGCAACGGAACCGGCGGTCCCGGTTATGGTATTAAAGGTGAGTTCTCTCAGAACGGCTTTGATAATAATCTGAAACACGAGGAAGGCGTTCTCTCTATGGCTCGTGCGATGCAGCCGGACTCGGCGGGAAGCCAGTTCTTTATCATGCACAAGAATTCTCCGCATCTGGACGGCGCTTACGCAGGCTTTGGCAAAGTGGTTGATGGCATGGAGGTTGTCAATAAGATTGCACAGACTCCGACAGATTTTCGCGATTGTCCCGTAAATCCCGTAAAGATTGCTTCCATTACGGTTGATACTCTTGGTGTGGATTATCCGGAACCGGAAAAGTGCTGA
- the hprK gene encoding HPr(Ser) kinase/phosphatase, which produces MMDISLVKLVEELNLKNLTPDVDMNEVRISVPDINRPALQLTGYYEHFASERVQIIGTVEFTYLQHLSEEDRVQSFEEFVSKDIPCVIFTTNMIPEEKLLRLCRKYQVPTFGTDRKTSSFMAEIIRWLNVKLAPTISIHGVLVDVFGEGVLIMGESGIGKSEAALELIKRGHRLVSDDVVEISKVSDITLVGTAPNITRHFIELRGIGIIDVKTLYGVESVKDTQSIDLVIKLEEWDKEKEYDRLGLEEEYIQFLGNKVVCHSLPIRPGRNLAIIVETAAVNHRQKKMGYNAAQELYRRVQQNLSKKRED; this is translated from the coding sequence ATGATGGATATAAGTTTGGTAAAATTGGTTGAGGAGCTGAATCTCAAGAATCTGACGCCGGATGTGGATATGAATGAAGTCCGGATATCTGTCCCGGATATTAACCGTCCGGCCTTGCAGCTCACCGGATACTATGAGCACTTTGCAAGCGAGAGGGTTCAGATTATAGGTACGGTAGAATTTACCTATCTTCAGCATCTGAGCGAGGAAGACAGAGTTCAGTCTTTTGAAGAGTTTGTCTCCAAGGATATTCCCTGTGTGATCTTTACGACGAATATGATTCCGGAGGAAAAACTGCTCCGGTTATGCAGAAAATATCAGGTGCCGACTTTTGGTACAGACAGAAAAACTTCTTCGTTCATGGCAGAGATTATAAGATGGCTGAATGTGAAGCTTGCCCCCACAATTTCGATCCATGGGGTTCTAGTGGATGTATTCGGCGAAGGTGTTTTGATCATGGGCGAGAGCGGAATCGGAAAAAGCGAAGCTGCACTGGAGTTGATTAAAAGAGGGCATCGGCTGGTGAGTGATGATGTTGTCGAAATCAGCAAGGTGAGCGATATTACTTTAGTCGGCACAGCCCCGAATATCACAAGACACTTTATCGAGCTGCGCGGAATCGGGATTATCGATGTCAAAACATTGTATGGCGTGGAAAGTGTGAAGGATACACAATCTATTGATTTGGTCATCAAACTGGAGGAATGGGATAAGGAGAAGGAATATGATCGTTTGGGGTTGGAAGAAGAATATATCCAATTTCTGGGCAATAAAGTGGTCTGCCATTCTCTTCCGATTCGCCCGGGAAGAAATCTGGCTATTATTGTCGAGACAGCAGCCGTGAACCACAGACAGAAGAAGATGGGGTATAATGCAGCACAGGAGCTTTACAGGCGTGTGCAGCAGAACTTATCAAAGAAGAGAGAGGATTAG
- a CDS encoding ROK family glucokinase: MAEYIFGVDIGGTSIKFGLFLTDGTVLDRWEVNTRLENNGTEIIPDVAKSIQNKMYEKKLKKEEIAGVGVGVPGPVTENGEVIVAVNLHWGHTKVAKDLEKLLNIPVKAGNDANVAALGEMWKGGGRGTKNLIMVTLGTGVGGGIIVDGKIVAGAHGAGGEIGHASVEPDFPIACNCGNHGCLEQFTSATGIVRIAKEEIAKAENTKTVLIENEISAKSIFDAYKEGDEVSKKIVNQFARYLGKALAIFACVIDPEIFVIGGGVSKAGQPLLRAVEQYYRKFAFKSCKETPLVQAKLGNDAGIYGAAKLALDAAR; this comes from the coding sequence ATGGCAGAATATATATTTGGCGTAGATATCGGCGGAACAAGCATAAAATTCGGACTCTTTTTGACAGATGGCACTGTACTAGACAGATGGGAAGTCAACACTCGTCTGGAAAATAACGGGACTGAGATTATCCCTGATGTGGCAAAAAGTATTCAGAATAAGATGTACGAGAAAAAACTAAAAAAAGAAGAGATTGCCGGTGTCGGCGTCGGCGTTCCAGGTCCTGTCACAGAGAACGGAGAGGTAATCGTTGCGGTCAATCTTCACTGGGGGCACACGAAAGTTGCAAAAGACTTGGAGAAGCTGCTTAATATTCCGGTGAAAGCTGGAAATGATGCGAATGTTGCTGCACTCGGTGAGATGTGGAAGGGCGGCGGCCGCGGAACGAAGAATCTGATTATGGTTACACTTGGAACCGGTGTCGGCGGCGGAATCATCGTGGATGGCAAGATTGTCGCAGGGGCACATGGTGCCGGCGGTGAGATCGGACATGCATCGGTGGAACCGGATTTTCCGATTGCGTGCAACTGTGGAAACCATGGCTGTCTCGAACAGTTTACATCTGCCACGGGAATAGTTCGAATTGCAAAAGAAGAGATTGCGAAGGCAGAGAATACCAAGACGGTTTTAATTGAGAATGAGATCTCAGCAAAATCAATCTTTGATGCATATAAGGAAGGCGATGAAGTATCGAAAAAAATTGTAAATCAATTCGCCAGGTATCTTGGAAAAGCTCTTGCAATATTCGCCTGTGTCATTGATCCGGAGATCTTTGTGATCGGCGGCGGGGTTTCAAAGGCGGGACAGCCTCTGCTCCGTGCAGTTGAACAATACTACAGGAAATTCGCGTTTAAGTCCTGTAAAGAGACACCTCTGGTGCAAGCCAAGCTCGGAAACGATGCGGGGATATACGGAGCAGCAAAATTGGCACTTGACGCTGCTCGGTGA
- a CDS encoding helix-turn-helix transcriptional regulator has translation MPLLNHMKEHRARLGLNQAELGKLAGVSRQTISLIEREDYSPSVTLALKLAKIFGCPVEDIFEYLEEERK, from the coding sequence ATGCCATTATTAAATCATATGAAAGAGCATCGTGCCAGACTGGGTTTAAACCAGGCAGAGCTTGGAAAACTGGCGGGGGTATCCCGTCAGACTATCAGTTTGATTGAGAGGGAGGATTATTCCCCTTCGGTTACTCTGGCATTAAAGCTGGCAAAGATTTTTGGATGTCCGGTCGAGGACATCTTTGAATATCTGGAGGAGGAAAGGAAATGA
- a CDS encoding ABC transporter ATP-binding protein produces MRLEVKDIHKSFGGKEVLHGISFSVESGSALGLLGRNGAGKTTTIRILMDVFKADKGEVLLDGKKFRPGEYRIGYLPEERGLYPKKKVGEQIAYLAQLRGMGTKESKESMRRWLARLEVSEYENRLLETLSKGNQQKVQLAQTLVCDPQIIILDEPFSGLDPVNSQVLEDVIQEEIQKGKLVIFSSHQMGYVEEFCKDIIIINKGTTVLSGDLKNIKREFGNNRLILSVNDMEHEELHRNADQKWGSLVSVYGHNKEQLILEMKPDVKKEMILSALAKSGLDVERFGDYQPSLNDIFVQVAED; encoded by the coding sequence ATGAGACTTGAGGTGAAAGATATTCACAAAAGCTTCGGAGGCAAAGAAGTGCTTCACGGAATATCATTTTCAGTAGAAAGCGGGAGTGCACTGGGACTTTTGGGACGCAATGGCGCCGGAAAAACGACCACAATCCGCATTTTGATGGATGTGTTCAAAGCAGATAAGGGTGAAGTCCTGCTGGATGGCAAAAAATTTCGTCCCGGTGAATACCGTATCGGATATCTCCCTGAAGAAAGGGGGCTCTATCCTAAGAAAAAGGTGGGGGAACAGATTGCATATCTTGCCCAGCTGCGTGGAATGGGCACAAAGGAGTCGAAGGAGAGCATGCGAAGGTGGCTCGCGCGTCTGGAGGTATCCGAATATGAGAATAGACTGCTGGAAACCTTGTCAAAGGGAAATCAGCAGAAGGTTCAGCTGGCGCAGACACTCGTCTGTGATCCCCAGATCATCATATTGGATGAACCATTTTCCGGTTTGGACCCCGTTAATTCACAGGTGTTAGAAGATGTGATTCAGGAGGAAATCCAAAAAGGGAAGCTAGTGATTTTCTCCAGCCATCAGATGGGATATGTGGAAGAGTTTTGTAAGGATATCATAATTATCAATAAAGGAACCACAGTTCTTTCCGGTGATTTGAAGAATATCAAGCGGGAATTTGGCAACAATCGTCTGATTCTCTCAGTCAATGACATGGAGCATGAAGAACTGCACAGAAACGCAGACCAAAAGTGGGGAAGCCTGGTGAGTGTATACGGGCACAATAAGGAACAGTTAATTCTGGAGATGAAGCCCGATGTCAAAAAGGAGATGATCTTGAGTGCCCTTGCAAAAAGCGGTCTGGATGTAGAACGATTCGGAGATTATCAGCCATCGTTAAATGACATTTTTGTACAAGTGGCAGAAGATTAA
- a CDS encoding ABC transporter permease, translating into MKKFLTVLKFEIGNYFKNKSFLLTTVGLTLLMVGVVIVPTFFMGGSKKADAGEDTKNTLAFFDEKGYLGNPKEFEQLLPQYDWLNCSEERELKEAVKSEKAEAGFIVQGETKYTYVVENRSMMDNIQESFESGMLKSYRMKTLTEQGIDAGIVESLYEKPLQSDTMILGKDSAKNYTYTYVLVFVMYFFVLLYGQMIATSITSEKSNRAIEILVTSANSNSLIFGKVVAGAVCSLFQGGLILGAGVASYRMVRSAWNNRLDFLFDIPLNAWLAFILFGILGYLLYAFLFGMLGALVSKTEDISKSATPVTIIYIVAFFVAIFGMNTPDSVLMKAASFIPFTASNSMFIRVAMGSVTAAEVVISVLILAASCGLVGFLAAKIFRFGTLMYGNPIKFSVALKKIREK; encoded by the coding sequence ATGAAGAAGTTTTTAACAGTTCTGAAATTTGAAATCGGGAATTATTTTAAGAATAAAAGTTTCCTTCTTACCACAGTTGGACTGACACTTCTTATGGTGGGAGTCGTAATTGTACCTACTTTCTTTATGGGAGGCTCGAAAAAAGCGGATGCAGGGGAAGATACAAAGAACACCTTGGCATTTTTTGATGAAAAAGGGTATCTGGGAAATCCGAAGGAATTTGAACAACTGCTGCCCCAATATGACTGGCTGAACTGTTCTGAGGAACGGGAGCTTAAGGAGGCTGTAAAAAGTGAAAAGGCCGAAGCCGGATTTATTGTTCAAGGAGAGACAAAATACACTTATGTAGTGGAAAACAGATCTATGATGGACAACATACAGGAAAGCTTTGAATCAGGTATGCTTAAATCTTACCGAATGAAAACATTGACAGAACAAGGGATAGACGCCGGCATAGTGGAATCCCTGTATGAGAAGCCGCTGCAATCGGATACGATGATTCTGGGCAAGGATAGTGCAAAGAATTACACGTATACCTATGTATTGGTATTTGTGATGTATTTCTTTGTATTACTCTATGGGCAGATGATTGCTACCTCAATTACAAGTGAAAAGAGCAATCGAGCCATCGAGATTCTGGTCACCAGTGCGAACAGCAACAGCCTGATTTTTGGGAAAGTGGTTGCCGGCGCCGTCTGTAGTCTCTTTCAGGGCGGGTTGATACTGGGGGCAGGTGTTGCCTCTTACCGGATGGTTCGCAGTGCCTGGAATAACCGGCTGGATTTCCTGTTTGATATACCGCTCAATGCATGGCTTGCCTTTATCCTGTTTGGGATACTGGGATATCTGCTTTACGCGTTCCTTTTTGGCATGCTTGGGGCATTGGTATCGAAGACGGAGGACATCAGCAAAAGCGCCACACCAGTTACAATTATATATATTGTGGCATTTTTTGTAGCCATATTTGGCATGAACACGCCCGACAGCGTTTTAATGAAGGCTGCGTCCTTTATCCCCTTTACCGCCAGCAACAGTATGTTCATAAGAGTGGCTATGGGTTCTGTCACGGCGGCCGAGGTTGTGATCTCGGTCCTGATTCTGGCAGCATCCTGTGGACTTGTAGGATTTTTGGCCGCAAAGATCTTCCGGTTTGGTACTCTGATGTATGGAAATCCTATTAAATTTTCAGTTGCGTTGAAGAAAATTCGTGAAAAATAA
- a CDS encoding YigZ family protein: MPENYKTIYKGEKAEIIEKKSRFIAAADTVESEEEALEFIEKVRKINRNASHNCFAYTVGTHHEIVRSSDDGEPQGTAGHPILDVILGEDLCNTAVVVTRYFGGTLLGTGGLVRAYSTAARQAVEASVIIEKKLGTLLNLSTDYSMIGKIQYLLASRNIPVMESSYTDQVSLTVLTHVSDLPTLKSELTEITGGTVRLQEQKNLYFAVLKEGEISTFPVPDNPHQEYQP; the protein is encoded by the coding sequence ATGCCTGAAAACTATAAAACTATATACAAAGGTGAAAAAGCTGAAATTATCGAAAAAAAATCCAGATTTATCGCTGCCGCAGATACGGTGGAAAGTGAAGAAGAAGCACTTGAATTTATAGAAAAGGTTCGAAAAATAAACAGGAATGCCAGCCATAATTGTTTTGCCTATACAGTCGGTACCCACCATGAGATTGTACGGTCTTCCGATGACGGTGAACCACAAGGGACCGCCGGCCATCCGATACTAGACGTTATCCTGGGTGAGGATCTATGCAATACTGCAGTGGTTGTAACCCGCTATTTTGGCGGAACTCTCCTTGGAACCGGAGGGCTCGTGCGAGCTTACTCCACTGCGGCACGCCAGGCAGTCGAAGCCTCTGTTATCATAGAAAAGAAACTTGGCACCTTATTGAATCTCAGTACCGATTACAGTATGATCGGAAAGATCCAGTATCTTCTCGCCAGTCGGAATATCCCTGTCATGGAGAGCAGCTACACTGATCAGGTTTCTCTGACCGTACTGACTCATGTATCCGATCTGCCCACATTGAAATCCGAACTGACAGAAATCACGGGAGGTACTGTAAGACTGCAGGAACAAAAAAATCTCTATTTTGCTGTTCTGAAAGAAGGAGAGATCAGCACTTTTCCGGTTCCGGATAATCCACACCAAGAGTATCAACCGTAA
- the uvrC gene encoding excinuclease ABC subunit UvrC, producing MDFDIEEELKKLPAKPGVYLMHDKNDTIIYVGKAVSLKNRVHQYFQSSRNKGLKIEHMVPQIARFEYIVTDSELEALVLECNLIKEYRPKYNTMLKDDKTYPFIQVTVGEPYPRILFSRRMKKDKSKYYGPYTNALAVKETIELLRKLYSIRSCNRNLPKEIGNERPCLYYHIKQCKAPCQGYVSEEEYRAQIDKALEFLNGNTKETKEVLSDLEDKMASASEELRFEEASQYRDLIANVRRIGERQKITQSDGEDKDIIALATDKEDAVTQIFFMRKGKMIGREHYYLRIAEQDTRGDVLLSFIKQFYSGTPFIPRELMLSDDIQDQEVLEEWLTKKRGQRVHIVVPRKGKKEKLVELAARNAGIVLTQDRERIKKEEGRTIGAVKEIKNWLGLEHLERIEAYDISNISGYQSVGSMIVYEKGRPKRQDYRKFRIKSVQGPNDYASMKEVLTRRFRRGLEQDSGFEKLPDLIMMDGGRGQVNIALEVLDDMGLDIPVSGMVKDDRHRTRGLYYENLEIPVDKDSEGFKLITRIQDEAHRFAIEYHRLLRSKGQVHSILDDIPGIGPARRKELMRHFQGIDDIKGATVEELESLPSMNTKSAQQVYDFFHKTTEEIS from the coding sequence GTGGATTTTGATATAGAGGAAGAACTGAAAAAGCTACCTGCAAAGCCAGGCGTTTATCTTATGCATGATAAAAATGATACAATCATATATGTCGGGAAGGCAGTCAGTCTGAAAAATCGCGTACATCAGTATTTTCAGAGCAGCAGGAATAAGGGTCTTAAGATAGAACATATGGTTCCGCAGATCGCAAGATTTGAATATATTGTGACGGATTCGGAGCTTGAAGCACTTGTGCTCGAGTGCAATCTGATTAAGGAATATCGTCCCAAATATAATACCATGCTAAAGGATGACAAAACGTATCCCTTTATTCAAGTTACGGTGGGGGAACCATATCCCCGCATACTGTTCTCGAGACGGATGAAAAAAGATAAGTCAAAATATTATGGGCCATATACGAATGCTCTGGCTGTAAAGGAGACAATTGAACTGCTTCGGAAGCTTTACTCGATTCGTTCTTGTAACCGGAATCTGCCCAAAGAAATTGGGAATGAACGTCCTTGTCTTTATTATCATATCAAACAGTGTAAAGCACCCTGTCAGGGGTATGTCAGTGAGGAGGAATACCGCGCACAGATCGATAAAGCACTGGAGTTTCTAAATGGCAATACAAAGGAGACGAAAGAGGTGTTAAGTGATCTGGAAGATAAGATGGCGTCTGCATCCGAGGAACTCCGCTTTGAGGAAGCGTCACAGTATCGCGATTTAATTGCAAATGTCAGGCGAATCGGTGAGAGGCAGAAGATCACGCAAAGTGACGGAGAGGATAAGGACATCATTGCACTTGCGACAGATAAAGAAGATGCGGTGACGCAGATTTTTTTCATGAGAAAAGGAAAGATGATAGGGAGAGAACATTATTATCTGCGAATCGCAGAGCAAGATACCCGAGGAGATGTTCTGCTGAGCTTTATCAAACAGTTTTATTCAGGAACACCATTTATCCCCCGGGAACTGATGTTGTCCGATGACATCCAGGATCAGGAGGTGCTGGAGGAATGGCTGACAAAAAAGCGCGGACAGCGTGTGCACATCGTCGTTCCGAGAAAGGGGAAAAAAGAGAAATTGGTAGAGTTGGCTGCAAGAAATGCCGGGATTGTCCTGACTCAGGATCGTGAGAGAATCAAAAAAGAAGAAGGCAGAACGATTGGAGCCGTAAAAGAGATAAAAAACTGGCTGGGGTTAGAGCACCTTGAGAGGATCGAGGCATACGATATCTCTAATATCAGCGGATATCAGTCGGTCGGTTCCATGATTGTCTATGAAAAAGGCAGGCCAAAACGGCAGGATTACCGAAAATTTCGAATTAAGTCTGTTCAGGGGCCGAATGATTATGCCAGCATGAAAGAAGTTCTGACGAGAAGATTTCGGCGCGGATTGGAACAGGATTCCGGATTTGAAAAACTGCCTGATCTGATTATGATGGACGGAGGACGAGGGCAGGTAAACATAGCACTGGAGGTGCTCGATGACATGGGACTCGATATTCCCGTCTCCGGAATGGTAAAAGATGACAGGCATCGGACCAGAGGTCTGTATTATGAGAACCTTGAGATTCCTGTAGACAAAGATTCAGAGGGATTTAAGTTGATTACCAGAATTCAGGATGAGGCCCATCGCTTTGCGATAGAATATCACAGATTACTCAGAAGCAAAGGACAGGTACACTCTATCCTGGACGATATACCGGGGATCGGGCCAGCTAGAAGAAAGGAACTGATGCGCCATTTTCAGGGAATTGATGACATCAAAGGGGCGACCGTGGAGGAACTTGAATCTCTCCCTTCCATGAATACAAAGTCTGCACAGCAAGTATATGACTTTTTCCACAAAACAACGGAGGAGATCAGTTGA
- the ftsH gene encoding ATP-dependent zinc metalloprotease FtsH, translating into MPGENNNGPSNSGGPKNKQTLLIIIICILLSLIFMGMFSNMVHNSTSKDITYDKFLRMVEKDEVKEVTIQSGVLTIVPKDQKYDGLEVTYNCTLVGDENSLRDLLEKHGIKFEKKLPDATGTIISVILNLLIPIVMLVVGFTLISHMMNKNGGMMGGVGKSKAKAYVQKETGVTFKDVAGQDEAKESLQEVVEFLHNPAKYTAIGAKLPKGALLVGPPGTGKTLLAKAVAGEAHVPFFSLSGSEFVEMFVGVGASRVRDLFEEAKKNAPCIIFIDEIDAIGKTRDARYGGNDEREQTLNQLLAEMDGFDTSQGLLILAATNRPEVLDPALLRPGRFDRRVIVDRPDLKGRVNILKVHAKQVALDETVDFDAIALATSGAVGSDLANMINEAAILAVENGRKAVSQKDLFESVEIVLVGKEKKDRILSQEERKIVSYHEVGHALVTALQKHAEPVQKITIVPRTMGALGYVMQVPEEEKYLNSKTELEAMVVSLLAGRAAEELVFQDVTTGASNDIEKATQIVRAMITQYGMSDKFGLVGLAAQENEYLDGQTVLNCGDATETEIDHEVMKIMKESYEQAKELLMENRDALDKIAAYLIKKETITGKEFMKIFDEVKRERITSDDPPQE; encoded by the coding sequence TTGCCAGGAGAAAATAACAACGGGCCTTCAAATAGCGGGGGACCGAAGAATAAACAGACATTACTGATTATTATAATATGCATTTTGCTGAGTCTGATTTTTATGGGTATGTTCAGCAACATGGTTCATAATTCGACATCAAAGGATATCACATACGATAAGTTTTTGAGGATGGTTGAAAAAGACGAGGTAAAGGAGGTCACGATACAGTCAGGAGTACTTACCATTGTTCCCAAAGACCAAAAATACGACGGTCTGGAAGTAACATATAACTGCACTTTAGTCGGCGATGAGAATTCACTGAGAGATCTGCTGGAGAAACATGGGATCAAATTTGAGAAAAAACTTCCGGATGCCACGGGTACGATTATATCGGTGATTTTGAATCTTCTGATTCCCATTGTCATGCTTGTCGTCGGATTTACCCTGATTTCCCATATGATGAATAAGAACGGCGGAATGATGGGCGGAGTCGGAAAGAGCAAGGCGAAAGCTTATGTTCAAAAAGAAACCGGAGTTACATTCAAGGATGTGGCCGGGCAGGATGAAGCGAAGGAATCTTTGCAGGAAGTTGTTGAATTCCTTCATAATCCGGCTAAATATACGGCGATTGGAGCGAAACTTCCAAAAGGGGCTTTGCTTGTAGGCCCTCCCGGTACCGGGAAAACTCTTCTGGCAAAAGCAGTTGCCGGAGAAGCACATGTTCCTTTCTTTTCGCTTTCGGGTTCCGAATTCGTGGAGATGTTTGTCGGTGTCGGAGCTTCCCGTGTCAGGGATCTGTTTGAGGAGGCCAAGAAGAATGCACCCTGTATCATATTTATCGATGAGATTGACGCGATTGGGAAGACCCGAGACGCGCGATATGGCGGAAATGATGAGCGTGAGCAGACATTGAATCAGCTGCTTGCGGAGATGGACGGTTTTGATACGTCGCAGGGACTTTTGATCCTGGCGGCAACCAATCGTCCGGAGGTTCTTGATCCGGCTCTTTTAAGACCCGGACGTTTTGACCGGAGAGTAATTGTTGACCGCCCGGATCTGAAGGGACGTGTCAACATCTTGAAGGTACATGCAAAACAGGTAGCACTGGATGAAACCGTTGATTTTGATGCCATTGCACTGGCCACCAGCGGTGCTGTCGGTTCCGATCTTGCCAATATGATCAACGAGGCTGCGATCCTTGCAGTGGAAAACGGAAGAAAAGCCGTATCACAGAAGGATCTATTCGAATCTGTGGAGATTGTCCTTGTGGGAAAAGAAAAAAAAGACAGAATCTTAAGTCAGGAAGAGCGAAAGATTGTGTCATATCATGAAGTAGGTCATGCTCTGGTCACTGCTTTACAAAAACATGCGGAACCAGTGCAGAAAATCACTATAGTCCCAAGAACTATGGGAGCTCTCGGATATGTCATGCAGGTTCCGGAGGAAGAGAAATATCTCAATTCCAAGACAGAACTTGAGGCCATGGTTGTAAGCCTTCTGGCAGGACGTGCCGCCGAGGAACTTGTATTCCAGGATGTGACCACTGGTGCGTCCAATGATATCGAAAAGGCGACACAGATTGTCCGTGCGATGATTACGCAGTATGGAATGTCTGATAAGTTTGGTCTTGTCGGCCTCGCAGCTCAGGAGAACGAATACCTGGATGGTCAGACTGTTCTAAATTGCGGAGACGCCACAGAGACAGAAATCGATCATGAAGTGATGAAAATTATGAAAGAATCCTATGAGCAGGCAAAAGAATTACTGATGGAAAACAGAGATGCACTGGATAAGATTGCCGCTTATCTGATAAAGAAAGAGACGATTACCGGAAAAGAGTTCATGAAGATCTTTGACGAAGTGAAAAGAGAACGGATTACTTCGGATGATCCGCCGCAAGAATAA
- a CDS encoding DUF3169 family protein codes for MSMGGKILLGAVIGGIIGYMFGDSDSTAVEETANYFLDMTVNAYRPVMIIVTLCMLLLNLLCFFKLRSCVLQAEGCKDEEKSDLLDDKIDLISTLCLSGNGVFYILLFFTYALSYIRGDETDIMKVFLFIVPVLIYPTFNILIINLLKRHDPSKKGVPGSVCFQKDWMESCDEAEKMRTFRTSYQTNIASCYIISIGFCATAILALFFPVGVFALFITALMWLAQTIITAYYDIKSKKEKMM; via the coding sequence TTGTCAATGGGCGGGAAGATATTGCTTGGGGCTGTAATCGGAGGAATCATCGGTTACATGTTTGGAGACAGTGATTCTACAGCTGTGGAGGAAACCGCCAATTACTTCTTAGATATGACGGTGAATGCGTATAGGCCTGTTATGATTATCGTCACCCTGTGCATGCTGCTGCTGAACCTCCTCTGTTTTTTTAAATTGAGATCCTGTGTGTTACAGGCAGAAGGGTGCAAAGACGAGGAGAAGAGTGATCTGCTTGATGATAAAATTGACCTTATCAGTACATTGTGCTTATCCGGAAACGGTGTTTTCTATATTTTGCTGTTTTTCACTTATGCGTTGTCATATATCAGGGGAGACGAAACAGATATTATGAAGGTTTTTTTGTTTATCGTCCCTGTTTTGATATATCCTACATTTAACATTCTTATTATCAACCTGCTAAAGAGGCATGACCCTTCAAAAAAAGGTGTCCCGGGCTCCGTGTGTTTTCAGAAAGACTGGATGGAGAGCTGTGATGAAGCGGAAAAGATGAGAACATTCCGAACATCCTATCAGACGAATATTGCTAGCTGTTACATTATAAGCATTGGTTTTTGTGCCACTGCAATCCTGGCCCTTTTCTTTCCAGTGGGTGTATTCGCGTTATTTATAACAGCACTTATGTGGCTGGCACAGACTATTATAACTGCTTATTATGATATAAAAAGTAAAAAAGAGAAGATGATGTAG